CTGGGGGAGGGAGTAGATGACGAGGCTACACCCCTGATTTCATTGTGTCGTATAGAGCCAACGAATCCAAATCCATTCTGAACAAACGACACAAGCCATAGCACACAATATCGTTTTCTATACAAACACTCTCAGGTTGAGCTCTGTCCTCGCACAAATTCGACATCAACGACGATATCTTCGCCTGTCATTTTCGTCAGACGGTCATCAATCCGTTGTGCAACATCTGGTGGGAACTGTGCACTCGGTCCATGCGCCACGACGACGGTAACATCAGCTGGTTCACCGAAAAGTACGTCATCAAGTTTGTAGTCAACAGTGACTTCTTCGAATTCCAGCTCACCAAACTGACCGTCGTCGAACATTGCCTTTACCTTTGTGTTTGCACTGGTCTCAACAGTTCCAACTTCGAATGACGCCCAAGTGACGGCACCGAGGACGATCGACAACAGGACGAGGCCGATAATAATGGTCGTGATGCGGATTCGAACTGCTCTGAGTGCCTGTGAGGCGTGCTCGCCTTTCTCGGGTCGGTAGCCAGCGATCCACAACAGGACAAGTGCTGCGAGATTGATAGCGAACAGATTCACCAGTACGAGGACGCCTGCGGTGAGGAAGACACCGGGATGTCCCCACGTGAGGCCAAGTCCTGCGGTCGCGGCAGGAGGAATGAGTGCTACTGCGATGGCGACTCCAACGAGCGGCGACCCAGATCCCCGGATGACACTCACGGCACCGGCAACGCCCGATCCGAGCGCGAGGAAGAGAGAGAGGAAGTTCGGTGAGGTTCGTTCGAGGACCTGCGGAATTGTCCGAATATCGATCGGAGGTAACAGGAACGTCTCTTTCAACAGCAGGCCAAGAGTGGCAGCCGTCATCACTGTGGCGAGCAGGCCGGTTACCTGTAGTGTCACACCACGCGATGTCATATCAGAGTCCGCAAGAACTGCCCCAACGCTGGCAGAGATGGCCGGTCCCATCAGTGGCGCAATAACCATCGCTCCGATAATGGTTGCTGCCGAATTGAGAAGCAGTCCTGTCGTTGCGATGAGCGTGCTCACCACCAAAAAAATAAAAAATGTCGAGGATTCGGGCGCGAGATCCTCGGCATGCGCAACGAGTTCATCACGAGAGATACGGTAGCCCTGGTACCGGTTTTTCAATGCCCCGATCCGCTCGGAGATGACCGTCTCTGTCGACATGACGATGGTGTAGGATTCTTCTTTGATGCCTGCTGCGTACAAATTATCGAGAACGGGTTCGACGCCAGACTCGGGGACCGGAAAAGAGACGAGCGCTTCGAAGTCGCCACGACCAGTCTCCTCCCAGACAGCATAATCAATTCCCTCATCGTCGAGCACTGCAAGAATGTCTGTTCGACCACCCTCCGGAATGAGTACCTGGACGAGACGCATGTAGACAGTACGTCCCTCTCGAATATAGCCTGTTATTTATATGGCCTCTACCTTTACAGGAGAATTATAATTTTCACCGACAACGATACCAACACCTTCATGAAACTACAATAGGTCGATCATACGATTGCCGCATTGGATTTCAGCTAATATCCAGCTTACGCAAGGTCGCATCCGACGCTCTATGCTGTTTGTCCGTCACAACTCCTTGAACTATTAGCGTCGCCGTCACGTTCTGAATGACTGATTCGTCGTTTATTCGCTGTCCTCATCCTCGACGCGAACAATATGTACTGGGATAGAGGTACGGCGGATGACGGTTTCGGTAACACTTCCGAGAAGGAGCCGATCGAGCCCTGATCTGCCGTGAGTGCCCATGACGATGCAGTCGATGTCATTTGTATCGGCGTACTTGATGATCCAGTCAGCGGGTGGTCCCTCTTCGACAGCCGTAACAGCCTCTACGTTCGATCGAGTAGCCTGCTTGGCGACCGATTCGACGGCACGTTCACTCTCTGATTCGAGTGCTTCGTGGAGACCAACCCATTCTGCGTCCGGGATTGTTCCAAAGCGCCGGTCATCGACCACTGATAGCACGTGAATCGTTGCGTCGGTGACGTGGGCAAGGTCGATGCCTTCCTCAATTGCAGCTTCAACCCCTTCGCTTCCGTCGGTTGGGATCAAGATTGTATCGTACATGTACTTACCTCAGATCCGGTAGTAGAGACTCTGTCTGCGAACGTGCTAAGAGTTATGTTAACTCATAACACATTACTTATCTGA
The nucleotide sequence above comes from Halocatena marina. Encoded proteins:
- a CDS encoding universal stress protein; translation: MYDTILIPTDGSEGVEAAIEEGIDLAHVTDATIHVLSVVDDRRFGTIPDAEWVGLHEALESESERAVESVAKQATRSNVEAVTAVEEGPPADWIIKYADTNDIDCIVMGTHGRSGLDRLLLGSVTETVIRRTSIPVHIVRVEDEDSE
- a CDS encoding TIGR00341 family protein, translated to MRLVQVLIPEGGRTDILAVLDDEGIDYAVWEETGRGDFEALVSFPVPESGVEPVLDNLYAAGIKEESYTIVMSTETVISERIGALKNRYQGYRISRDELVAHAEDLAPESSTFFIFLVVSTLIATTGLLLNSAATIIGAMVIAPLMGPAISASVGAVLADSDMTSRGVTLQVTGLLATVMTAATLGLLLKETFLLPPIDIRTIPQVLERTSPNFLSLFLALGSGVAGAVSVIRGSGSPLVGVAIAVALIPPAATAGLGLTWGHPGVFLTAGVLVLVNLFAINLAALVLLWIAGYRPEKGEHASQALRAVRIRITTIIIGLVLLSIVLGAVTWASFEVGTVETSANTKVKAMFDDGQFGELEFEEVTVDYKLDDVLFGEPADVTVVVAHGPSAQFPPDVAQRIDDRLTKMTGEDIVVDVEFVRGQSST